A genomic region of Desulfotignum phosphitoxidans DSM 13687 contains the following coding sequences:
- the wecB gene encoding non-hydrolyzing UDP-N-acetylglucosamine 2-epimerase: MKIISVVGARPNFMKIAPFIRAVEAYNKANAAGIEHLLVHTGQHYDDKMSRSFFKALDIPDADINLDVGSGSHAQQVGQTMMAFEKVVQAQKPDWVVVVGDVNATLACSVTAKKEWVKCCHIEAGLRSGDMTMPEEVNRLVTDRLSDLLLTPDLLSSENLRKEGVAEEKITFVGNIMIDTLEAQRPRAKNLSIQEIIQKNSIPEQSAPSPIITPHSRSTAPHAPLYALMTLHRPSNVDHPDVFTGIFNFLATEVAKDMSLFWPLHPRARQKMEEFGLWQRALACPGLVLLEPLGYHDMLRLNMDARIMLTDSGGLQEESTVLGTPCLTLRWNTERPVTLREHGGASVLVGNNVDRIREEYRRTLSSERRPVRPELWDGKTAGRCLQEILNH, encoded by the coding sequence ATGAAAATCATTTCAGTAGTCGGCGCCCGGCCCAATTTCATGAAAATCGCACCGTTCATCCGGGCGGTTGAAGCGTATAACAAAGCAAATGCCGCCGGGATCGAACACCTGCTGGTCCATACGGGCCAGCATTACGATGACAAGATGTCCAGGTCGTTCTTTAAGGCCCTGGACATTCCGGATGCAGATATCAACCTGGACGTTGGGTCCGGAAGCCATGCGCAGCAGGTGGGCCAGACCATGATGGCGTTCGAAAAGGTGGTGCAGGCTCAAAAGCCGGACTGGGTAGTGGTGGTGGGTGATGTCAACGCCACGCTGGCGTGTTCAGTGACCGCCAAAAAAGAATGGGTGAAATGCTGCCATATCGAGGCAGGTCTGCGAAGCGGGGACATGACCATGCCCGAAGAGGTGAACCGCCTGGTCACGGACCGGTTGTCCGACCTGCTGCTGACCCCGGATCTACTGTCTTCTGAAAATCTGCGCAAAGAAGGAGTGGCTGAAGAAAAAATCACGTTTGTGGGCAACATCATGATCGATACCCTGGAGGCCCAGAGGCCAAGGGCGAAAAACCTGTCCATCCAGGAAATCATTCAGAAAAATTCAATCCCGGAGCAATCCGCTCCCTCACCAATCATCACTCCCCACTCACGATCCACAGCTCCCCACGCACCGCTGTATGCGCTTATGACCCTGCACCGCCCGTCCAACGTGGACCACCCGGATGTTTTCACCGGTATTTTCAATTTCCTTGCCACCGAGGTGGCCAAAGATATGTCCCTGTTCTGGCCGCTGCACCCCCGGGCCAGGCAGAAGATGGAAGAATTCGGGCTGTGGCAGCGGGCCCTGGCATGTCCGGGGCTGGTGCTGCTGGAACCTTTGGGCTACCATGACATGCTGCGCCTGAACATGGATGCCCGGATCATGCTCACGGACAGCGGCGGTTTGCAGGAGGAAAGCACGGTTCTGGGAACCCCCTGCCTGACCCTGCGCTGGAACACGGAACGGCCGGTGACGCTCCGGGAGCATGGGGGCGCCAGTGTGCTGGTGGGGAACAATGTGGACCGCATCCGGGAGGAATACCGGCGCACGTTGTCGTCTGAAAGAAGGCCGGTCCGGCCGGAACTTTGGGATGGGAAAACGGCAGGGCGTTGCCTGCAGGAGATTCTGAACCATTGA